The window GGCAGTTCATTGATCACGGCCCAGAAACCCCCCACCTGTTTCACTGCATCAATAAATTCCTTGAAATCCACCGGTTTCACCACATAGGCGTTAGCTCCAAGTTCATAACAACGTTTCAAGTCCGGTTCCTCACGGGAAGAAGTAAGAATAACAACGGGAATCGTTTTCAGTTTGTCGTCGCTTCGAATAGCCCGAAGCACCTCAATGCCATCCATGCGCGGCATCTTAATATCCAGGAGTACTACTGCGGGATACCCCTGTTTGCGCAGTTTGTATTTACCTTCGTAACGCAGATAGTCCATTGCCTCCACACCGTCTTCCACAGCCGTTACACGGTTGGCAAGGTTATTTTCGGCCAGGGCCCTGAGAGTCAATTCGAGATCCTTCGGATCGTCTTCCACGAGCAGGATTACTCTTAAGCCGATCATGGCTTCCCCTCCTTCTTCTTTGGCAATGTAAAATAAAAGACAGCTCCTTTGTCCGCTTCTGCTTCAGCCCAGGTGCGGCCTCCGTGCCTGAGAACGATACGGCGCACGTTGGCAAGTCCCACACCGGTCCCTTCAAACTCTTTTGAGGAATGCAGGCGCTGGAATACACCGAACAGCTTATGCGCATACTGCATATCGAAGCCAACACCGTTGTCACGGACAAAAAAAACAAATTCCCCGCTCTCTTCATGGACACCGATCTCTATCCTGGCGTTTTCCCTTATTCGGGTAAACTTGACTGCGTTGCCAAGCAAATTTGACCAGACCAATCTCAGCAGGGAATAATCGCCACGGACGTGCGGCAGAGTTGCGATGACCCATTCGATGCGGCGCTCTTTGCTATCACCTTTTATCGTCTCCAGCACTTCCTGGAGAACATTGCTCATGTCCAGATCGGCCCGCTGCATGTCCTGTCGGCCGGTTCTTGAAAACTGCAGCAGGTCGTCGATCAATGTGCCCATCTGGTGCACGGAATCGGCGATGGTATCAAGATAATGTTTTCCTTTTTCGGGAATGGCATCGTGGAGATCCCTGATCAACAGATCGGCATACCCGCTGATATGTCGGAGAGGCGCGCGGAGGTCGTGGGAGACGGAGTAGGAGAAGGCCTCCAGCTCTTTGTTGGCGGCTTCAAGCTGGGCAGTGCGGTAATGGACACGCTGCTCGAGCTCAGCGTTGAGTCTACGGATTTCTTCCTCCACCTGTTTGCGCTCGGTGATATCCTCTCCCGAGGATAACAAACCGATGATCTGGGATGACTGGTTGCGCAAGATGGCATTGTGAAAAGCAATTATACGGCGTTCGCCTGCTTTTGTCAGAACGGGATTCTCATGGTATTCGACAGGGATAAGATCTCCCGCCATCAATTCATTAAAGACGCCTTTCACCTCTTCGCACATCTCTTCCGGCAGACAGATATCAAACCAGTTTTGCCCCATCATCTCCTGCTCGGTGTAACCGAGTATCTCACAACCTCTTCTGTTGATAAGAGTGATATGGCCTTCCGCGTTCAAGGCAACGATCATTACCCCTGCGATATCCAGGTACATCTGTGCCTGATCGCGTTCCTTCCGTATTTCCTCGTCCGCCCGTATCTGGTCCAGCAACCGCTGTGATGTCGCCCTTTTTCTGAAATAGACGAGGGAGAGAACAGACAACAGGAACAGCACGAGGGTCATTACCCCTGTTTTGATGTACTCTGATAACCCCGACATCACGATCTGACGGCTGTCGCGCCCAACGAAAACAGACCAGCCGGGGCCGGCAACCGGCGCATAGGAAAGATAGTACGTCCTCCCGCCCAGCAAAGGGTCGGCAACGGCTGCGGAGCGGTTCTTTGCCGATGATATCAACCCGTCCTTCACGGCATAGAATGGATAAGGGGTTATCTCCTTTTCGTGGGCAAATCGGGAACTGAAGATCATACTGCCTTTCCGGTCGGTAATGTTCGCAGATGCACCGGGGTCGACAGTTACCTGCTGCATGATCCTGGCCAGCCCGACCGTACGCTGCGTGTTCAGAAGGATGCCGATTATCTCCCCTTTACCATCTATGAAAGGGGTAACGATCTGGACGGCGAGGTCTTTTTCAGCGACGACCCTCAGGGCCACATCCGATACATAAGGTTTCCAGTTCCTGCTTACCCCCTTGTACCACTCCCGGTAGGCAAAGTTTTTGCCAATGACCTCCGGACGCTCGGGATATGAGGTCCATAATGTCCCTCCCCTGTCTGTGATGACCAGGCTTTCGGTGTAAGGGTCGTTCTTTATGATGTTTACCAGATGTTCTCTTGTCTTTTCGACATTCTTATTCCTTACTGCATTAAGCAGAAGGGGACGGTTGGTGTAGGATTCCATGGTCTTCGTTATCGCCCGGACGTGCTCCTCGAGAACCATGGAAAGCAGATGCGCTGTTGCACGGTCTTTCTTGAGGGAGAGTTCTTTGGTCTCCTGATAATGATCGTAAGACACGAAGAAGGCGCTCCCGGAAAGGAAGAGAAAAACCGCAATGCAGATGAGGATTATAGAGCGGGGCTCAAGGAA is drawn from Syntrophorhabdaceae bacterium and contains these coding sequences:
- a CDS encoding PAS domain S-box protein; the encoded protein is MSKKDVPTQPRFLEPRSIILICIAVFLFLSGSAFFVSYDHYQETKELSLKKDRATAHLLSMVLEEHVRAITKTMESYTNRPLLLNAVRNKNVEKTREHLVNIIKNDPYTESLVITDRGGTLWTSYPERPEVIGKNFAYREWYKGVSRNWKPYVSDVALRVVAEKDLAVQIVTPFIDGKGEIIGILLNTQRTVGLARIMQQVTVDPGASANITDRKGSMIFSSRFAHEKEITPYPFYAVKDGLISSAKNRSAAVADPLLGGRTYYLSYAPVAGPGWSVFVGRDSRQIVMSGLSEYIKTGVMTLVLFLLSVLSLVYFRKRATSQRLLDQIRADEEIRKERDQAQMYLDIAGVMIVALNAEGHITLINRRGCEILGYTEQEMMGQNWFDICLPEEMCEEVKGVFNELMAGDLIPVEYHENPVLTKAGERRIIAFHNAILRNQSSQIIGLLSSGEDITERKQVEEEIRRLNAELEQRVHYRTAQLEAANKELEAFSYSVSHDLRAPLRHISGYADLLIRDLHDAIPEKGKHYLDTIADSVHQMGTLIDDLLQFSRTGRQDMQRADLDMSNVLQEVLETIKGDSKERRIEWVIATLPHVRGDYSLLRLVWSNLLGNAVKFTRIRENARIEIGVHEESGEFVFFVRDNGVGFDMQYAHKLFGVFQRLHSSKEFEGTGVGLANVRRIVLRHGGRTWAEAEADKGAVFYFTLPKKKEGKP
- a CDS encoding response regulator gives rise to the protein MIGLRVILLVEDDPKDLELTLRALAENNLANRVTAVEDGVEAMDYLRYEGKYKLRKQGYPAVVLLDIKMPRMDGIEVLRAIRSDDKLKTIPVVILTSSREEPDLKRCYELGANAYVVKPVDFKEFIDAVKQVGGFWAVINELP